ACCGCCAGTTCAAGCTGCGCGGCGTGCTCGTCGCTCCCGAGGAGGTGGAGGCGTGCCTGCGCGCGCACACCGGCGTGGAGCGGGTCGCGGTGGTCTGCCGCGCGCTCGGCGCCCGGGACGCCCTGGTGGCGTTCTACGAAGGCAGCGCGCCGACTGACGCGCTGCTGGCGCACGCAGCCGCGCAGCTGCCGCGGTCGCTGGTCCCCGCGCAGGTGGTGCACGTGCGCGCGCTGCCGCTCGGCCCGACCGGCAAGGTGGACCTGGCGTCGCTGCGGTCGCGCCCCCTCGGCCACCGCGCGCCTCGCGGCGGCGCGCCCCGGACCTCGACCGAGCGCGCGGTCGCGGCGCTCTACGCGGAGGTGCTCGGGCTGGAGGAGATCGGGCGCGAGGACGAGCTCGACGCGCTCGGCGGCGACTCGTTCGCCCTGGTGGAGCTGGTCGCGCGGGCGGCGGCGCGAGGGCTCTCGCTGGGACCGGAGCTGGTGGCCGATCACGGCAGCGTCGCGGCGCTCGCGGCGGCGCTCGACCGGGGCGCGAGCGGGGTGATGCGCATGGACGCGCTGCGCGAGGCGGCCGTCCCGTCGGCTGCGCTGGCGCGGGCCATCGCGTCGAGGCGCGCTCCTGCGGGTCATCCCTCGCGCCCTGCTTCGCGCGCGCCGCGGCGCGTGCTGCTGACGGGCGCGACCGGCTTCTTGGGGCGGCGCCTGCGGCGGGCGCTCGAGGCGCGCGCCGACCGGGTGATCTGCCTCGTCCGCGATCCCGCGCGGGGGGAGGGGCGAGGCGAGCTCGTGGGAGACGTCTCGCGCCCTTCGCTCGGCCTGCGCGAGGCGCGCTGGCGCGCCCTCGTGGACGAGGTCGACGCGGTCGTGCACTGCGCGGCGACGGTGAGCCTCGCGCGCTCGTTCGAGGCGCTGCGCGCGACCAACGTGTCGGGCACGGCCGAGGCGCTCAGGCTCGCGTGCGAGGCGGGCGCGTCGTTCCACTGCTGCTCGACGCTCTCGGTCTTCGTCTCGACGGACCGCGCGGAGCGCGTCGCGCGCGAGGACGACGACCTCCGCGACGTTCGGCGGGTCTACGGCGGCTACGCGCAGTCCAAGGTCGCGGCCGAGCTCGTCGTCCGGTACGCCGAGGGCGCCATCCCGATCACGCAGTACCGGCTCGGGCTGCTCACCGGGGCGCGGGACGACGCGGCGGCGCCGCCGCACGACTGGCTCGGCATGCTCGTGCGCGGGCTGGCGCGCGTGGGCGCGTGGCCAGACGACGCGGACCCCGAGCTGGCCTTCGACGTCACCCCGGTCGACCACGCGGCCGACGCGATGGCGCGGCTCGTCACCCGCGCCGAGCCGGGCCTCGCGCTCGAGACGTTTCACATCGCGGCCGCCCACGCCACGCGGCTCACCGCGCTGATCGAGGCGATGCGCGCGGAGGGCGTCTCGCTCGAGCCCGTTCCGTCCGCGCGCTTCGCGCGGCGCCTCGGAGACGACGACCTCGTCGACGCCGCGACCCGGCTGGCGCTCTCCCGCGCCCTCGGATCCTCCGACGAGCGACGCGCGCTCGAGCTCTTCCAGGCGACCCGGGCGCGCTTCGACCTCTCTCGCGCGAGCGCGGCGGGCGTCGTGGCGCCGGAGCCCGATCCGCGTCTGCTCCGACGCTACGTGCGTCGTATGCTCGAGTCATCGTGAGGGCGCGGACAGGAATGGTGCTCGGCAAGTTCATGCCGCCGCACCTCGGCCACGTGTACCTGGTCGAGCTGGCGCGGCAGTACGTCGAGCGGCTGACCGTCGTCGTCGGCACGCTGCCGGACGAGCCCATCGACGGGGCGCTGCGCCACGCGTGGATGCGGGAGCTGTTCCCCGACTGCGACGTGGTCCACCTCGACGAGGTGCTCCCGCAGGATCCCAGCGAGCACCCGGAGTTCTGGGCGCTCTGGGAGGCGGCGCTGAGGCGCGTGTTGCCGGACGGGCCGCTCGACTGCGTCTTCGCCTCCGAGACGTACGGGCATCGGCTCGCGGAGGTGCTGGGCGCGGAGTTCGTGCCCGTCGATCGAGGGCGCACCGTGATGCCGGTGAGCGGCACCGCGGTGCGCGAGCGGCCGCTCGCGAACTGGAAGTACCTGCCGCCTTGTGTGCGCCCGTACTTCGTCACGCGCGTGTGCGTCTTCGGCCCGGAGTCGACGGGGAAGAGCACGCTCGCCCGCGCGCTGGCGAGGGAGCTCGACACGGTCTGCGTGCCCGAGTACGCGCACACGCTCATCGCGGAGCAGGACGGCGAGCTGACCTACGAGGACATCCCCCGCATCGCGCGCGGTCAGCGGGCCTCCGAGGACGCGCTCGCGCGACACGCGAACCGGGTGCTGATCTGCGACAGCGATCTGTTGACCACC
Above is a genomic segment from Sandaracinaceae bacterium containing:
- a CDS encoding AMP-binding protein, which codes for MSLLAEIHAHATERPDAIAIAERGRPALSYRALVEAAAALAARLRAEGVGPEQVVALAMEKSTEWVIGALAAWWCGAAWMPLDPGLPAVRRRRLLRVADAKMALVSPRTGHAEALPRAIPVTLERGEGAAPFARVPADTLAYVIFSSGSTGAPKGIAVTWAGLPSMLAAQREAFSLGAGDRCLWVLSTSFDASISDVFTALGAGASLHIEPPARTPTALIEQLARCAITHVDLPPAMLAKMSPDDAPETLRTVIIGGEVCPADAVRRWAARVRLVNVYGPTEATVCTSLARCDPNAEHGARIGRPLPEVIYRLVEGELWIGGGQVARGYLGEGPADRFVEREGERYFRTGDRVSRLADGEYTWRGRVDRQFKLRGVLVAPEEVEACLRAHTGVERVAVVCRALGARDALVAFYEGSAPTDALLAHAAAQLPRSLVPAQVVHVRALPLGPTGKVDLASLRSRPLGHRAPRGGAPRTSTERAVAALYAEVLGLEEIGREDELDALGGDSFALVELVARAAARGLSLGPELVADHGSVAALAAALDRGASGVMRMDALREAAVPSAALARAIASRRAPAGHPSRPASRAPRRVLLTGATGFLGRRLRRALEARADRVICLVRDPARGEGRGELVGDVSRPSLGLREARWRALVDEVDAVVHCAATVSLARSFEALRATNVSGTAEALRLACEAGASFHCCSTLSVFVSTDRAERVAREDDDLRDVRRVYGGYAQSKVAAELVVRYAEGAIPITQYRLGLLTGARDDAAAPPHDWLGMLVRGLARVGAWPDDADPELAFDVTPVDHAADAMARLVTRAEPGLALETFHIAAAHATRLTALIEAMRAEGVSLEPVPSARFARRLGDDDLVDAATRLALSRALGSSDERRALELFQATRARFDLSRASAAGVVAPEPDPRLLRRYVRRMLESS
- a CDS encoding AAA family ATPase, with translation MRARTGMVLGKFMPPHLGHVYLVELARQYVERLTVVVGTLPDEPIDGALRHAWMRELFPDCDVVHLDEVLPQDPSEHPEFWALWEAALRRVLPDGPLDCVFASETYGHRLAEVLGAEFVPVDRGRTVMPVSGTAVRERPLANWKYLPPCVRPYFVTRVCVFGPESTGKSTLARALARELDTVCVPEYAHTLIAEQDGELTYEDIPRIARGQRASEDALARHANRVLICDSDLLTTTIWSDELYGDCPAWIREEAERRRYDLHLLCDVDVPWVDDVHRYRPEDRRAFFDACERALTTRGRPYVVIRGDWAEREAAALEAVRALLSEG